The Anaerolineae bacterium DNA window CTCAATGAGTTGCGCGTGTTGGCTAAAGTGCTGGTCTGGCTCCATCAGGGGGGCAGCGGCGTGCGCGATGAGTTGACCCTGCGCGGGCCGGCCGAGGAAGCGGTGTGGAGCCTGCTTAACGCCGAGGACGAGGGATGCAGCGCAGCGGTGTGTCGGGACCGCATGGGCGGCGCCTGCCCGCTTCATCAGGCCCGCACCGCCGCCGAGGCCGCGCATCTGGTGGTGGTCAACCATGCCCTTTTGCTGGCCGATGTGTTGGTGGGGCAGCGCGTCCTGCCAGAGTATCGTTACCTCATCGTGGACGAAGCCCATCACCTGGAGTCTGCCCTGACCAGTGCCTTGACCCAGCGCGTCACCGAGCGCGATTGGCTGCGGTTGCTGCATGACCTGGGCGGCCCGCGCACCGAGGTTCTGGGCCGTTTGCGCCTGCTGGCGCAGGAACTGTTCCCCGAGGATTTCGACGCGTTCACCGAAGCGGTGGAGACCACCACTGATTGGGCTTTCCAGTTCCAGGAGCAGGTCAAAGCCTGCTTTCGCGCGCTGGGGCGCTTTTTGGAGGACCTGCGCGAAGGGCGTCCCATCGGCCCCTATGGGCAACAGGTGCGCATCACGGAGGCCCTGCGCCACCACCCCCTGTGGAGCGAAGTGGAAATCCCCTGGGATGACGCCCGACGCACCTTTGAGCACCTGGACCGCGCCCTGGGAGATGTGGACGCCCTGCTGGCCCGCTGGGATACTCAACTGCGCGCGGGCGTGATGGATGGCCTGGGCGATGGCGAAACGCTGGATCTCATCGGGCGCTTTCGTACCATCGTGCGCCAACTGCACGAAGCCTACCGGCTCATGGAGGGCATCTTGCTGGAGCCCAATGCCGATTTGGTGTATTGGGTCTCCATCCAGGCCACGAGGCGGTGGCTGGCCCTCCACGCCACCCCCCTGCATGTCGGGCCGATGATGCGTCAGCACATCTGGTACGCCAAGGATGCGGTGGTGCTCACCTCGGCCACCCTGAGCGTCGGCGGCGATTTCGACTACCTGCGGCAGCGCCTTTTCGCCGAGGATGTGGACGAGTTAGCCTTGGGCTCGCCCTTCGATTACGAAAGCGCGGCGTTGCTCTATCTGGTCAACGACATTCCGGAGCCCAACCAGCACGCGGCCTACCAGCGGGCGGTAGAGGAGGGGCTGATCCGTCTGGCTAAGGCCACCGGGGGGCGCTTGATGGCCCTGTTCACCTCCTACGCGCAACTGGACCGCACCGCCCGGGCCATCGCGCCGGTGTTAGCCGAGGACGAGATCGTGGTCTTTGCCCAGGGTTCCGGCGCTTCGCCGCGGATGCTCCTGGACTCCTTCCGCGTGGCCGACCGGGCCGTGCTGTTGGGTACCCGTGCCTTTTGGGAGGGCGTGGATCTGCCTGGCGAGGATCTGTTGGCCCTGGTGATCGTCCGGCTCCCCTTTGCCGTCCCTTCGGATCCCCTGGTGGAGGCCCGGGCCGAGACCTTCGACGACCCCTTCTACCAGTTTCAGGTGCCGGAGGCCATCCTGACTTTCCGGCAGGGTTTTGGCCGCCTCATTCGCACCCAAAGCGACCGCGGCATTGTGGCCATCTTCGATC harbors:
- a CDS encoding DNA polymerase III subunit epsilon, translating into MLNATLVALDLETTGLDADKDTVLEIGAVRFRGPRIEAEFHTLVHPQRPIPSFVTKLTGITQAMVAQAPTLDEVLDDLAEFVGDAPVVGHNLGFDLSFLRPHDLLRDNPVIDTYELASVLLPTAERYNLGYLGRLLGVPLSTTHRALDDARVTQAVFLRLYERLLALPASLIAEIVRLAWPLNWSATWVFQEALEEVQRRGIVSEPPREEGTSAVLLDLPYRLPEAAPSLPEGEPALDPEEVAALLEPGGSLARRFPDYEYRSQQVEMTRAVARALGEGRHLMVEAGTGTGKSLAYLVPAALFALRHNTRVVIATHTKNLQDQLLQKDIPAVRQALDLEEGQLRAVVLKGRSNYLCPRRLAFMRREGPRDLNELRVLAKVLVWLHQGGSGVRDELTLRGPAEEAVWSLLNAEDEGCSAAVCRDRMGGACPLHQARTAAEAAHLVVVNHALLLADVLVGQRVLPEYRYLIVDEAHHLESALTSALTQRVTERDWLRLLHDLGGPRTEVLGRLRLLAQELFPEDFDAFTEAVETTTDWAFQFQEQVKACFRALGRFLEDLREGRPIGPYGQQVRITEALRHHPLWSEVEIPWDDARRTFEHLDRALGDVDALLARWDTQLRAGVMDGLGDGETLDLIGRFRTIVRQLHEAYRLMEGILLEPNADLVYWVSIQATRRWLALHATPLHVGPMMRQHIWYAKDAVVLTSATLSVGGDFDYLRQRLFAEDVDELALGSPFDYESAALLYLVNDIPEPNQHAAYQRAVEEGLIRLAKATGGRLMALFTSYAQLDRTARAIAPVLAEDEIVVFAQGSGASPRMLLDSFRVADRAVLLGTRAFWEGVDLPGEDLLALVIVRLPFAVPSDPLVEARAETFDDPFYQFQVPEAILTFRQGFGRLIRTQSDRGIVAIFDRRVLSKRYGRLFLEALPPCKVHRGPLRDLPRVASRWLGT